One window of the Haloarcula halobia genome contains the following:
- a CDS encoding DUF7577 domain-containing protein, with protein MSIPTAELAVRLLVFLFVLVGAPLSFILMFRLIDYAAHEPLVEEFRGKRVGMDTGQLNAYFQRADTDSVTCHICGVANGETYTYCHNCQERLRT; from the coding sequence ATGTCGATACCCACCGCCGAACTCGCCGTTCGGCTGCTGGTCTTCCTGTTCGTACTGGTGGGTGCGCCGCTGTCCTTTATCCTCATGTTCCGGCTCATCGACTACGCCGCCCACGAGCCCCTCGTCGAGGAGTTCCGCGGGAAGCGCGTCGGGATGGACACCGGCCAGCTGAACGCCTACTTCCAGCGGGCCGACACGGACTCCGTCACCTGCCACATCTGTGGCGTCGCCAACGGCGAGACCTACACCTACTGCCACAACTGCCAGGAACGGCTCCGGACGTAG
- a CDS encoding undecaprenyl diphosphate synthase family protein — protein MGLYERYLAVRLRRSDAALPGTVALVITERDLLAEGAYATLEQFFEWAVQYGAETLVVYVSVLDEEVVGTLRRELDGLRAPRSIAVRGPGDETAADAPIQISIGLGGQAEFATAVEKLAEGVERGDIAPADIDEAAVEEHLVFPTAPDLVVKTGAERLSDFMIWQSVYSELYFTDVNWQNFRKRDYLRALRDYQERQRRFGR, from the coding sequence GTGGGCCTGTACGAACGGTACCTCGCGGTCCGACTCCGCCGGAGCGACGCCGCGCTCCCCGGGACCGTCGCCCTGGTCATCACGGAGCGTGACCTCCTAGCCGAGGGCGCGTACGCGACCCTGGAACAGTTCTTCGAGTGGGCGGTCCAGTACGGCGCCGAGACGCTCGTCGTCTACGTGAGCGTCTTAGACGAGGAGGTGGTCGGGACGCTCCGGCGCGAACTCGACGGCCTCCGGGCGCCCAGATCCATCGCAGTCAGAGGCCCTGGCGACGAGACGGCCGCGGACGCCCCCATCCAGATATCCATCGGCCTCGGCGGGCAGGCCGAGTTCGCGACGGCGGTCGAGAAACTCGCCGAGGGCGTCGAGCGGGGCGACATCGCGCCCGCGGACATCGACGAGGCGGCCGTCGAGGAGCACCTGGTCTTCCCGACGGCGCCGGACCTCGTGGTCAAGACCGGTGCGGAGCGCCTCTCGGATTTCATGATCTGGCAGTCGGTGTACTCCGAGCTGTACTTCACCGACGTGAACTGGCAGAACTTCCGCAAGCGCGACTATCTGCGGGCGCTCCGGGACTACCAGGAGCGCCAGCGCCGGTTCGGACGGTGA
- the lwrS gene encoding LWR-salt protein has product MTPSEGAPTPPRDAPARYVFRVEFRLDPATPDLSADPDTFETTLYRRADPPDEEGWRFFRDNCWRGNLADEAHFCRLATEALGVRVVSASFRELQATDDYLEDLEGAIAADLEAFNADDVTEVLSKYLGSSIRSEASD; this is encoded by the coding sequence ATGACCCCGAGCGAGGGAGCGCCGACGCCTCCCCGCGACGCCCCGGCCCGCTACGTGTTCAGAGTCGAGTTCCGACTCGACCCGGCGACACCGGATCTGTCCGCCGACCCCGACACCTTCGAGACGACGCTGTACCGCCGGGCAGACCCCCCGGACGAGGAGGGGTGGCGATTCTTCCGGGACAACTGCTGGCGCGGGAACCTCGCCGACGAGGCGCACTTTTGCCGACTGGCCACGGAGGCGCTCGGCGTCCGGGTCGTCTCGGCGTCGTTCCGCGAGCTGCAGGCGACCGACGACTACCTCGAGGACCTCGAGGGCGCCATCGCGGCGGACCTCGAGGCGTTCAACGCCGACGACGTCACGGAGGTGCTCTCGAAGTACCTCGGGAGCTCGATTCGCAGTGAGGCGAGCGACTGA
- the dnaG gene encoding DNA primase DnaG, giving the protein MNDTTKYLIHANITAAGVVERNDVVGAVFGQTEGLLGEEMDLRTLQDAKKVGRIDVDIQSEAGQTFGEITIASGLDRVETATLAAALETIEQVGPCRAEIEVSNIEDVRSAKRREVVERATEILSEFEAESMGVEDIVETVRQKARVADIAEYEGLPAGPRVADSDAIVVVEGRADVLQLLKYGVKNAIAVEGTNVPESVADLTAERTVTAFLDGDRGGDLILKELSQVGDVDFVAVAPRDRSVEDLSRGEVMAALRDKIPYETVADAESPAHALADRDREAARTDGAAAVEHALDATDEEAAAVAAGEGATEATVPEADAESTAETETETAASADSEPTTLSEHVAAVIERGSDTVRLLDADGKILDEGPASDAVSLVEACEERPSTVVLDGECTQKVVDVAAQRGVDVVVAARDGEYVKQPTSVQVRTAG; this is encoded by the coding sequence ATGAACGATACAACCAAATACCTGATACACGCGAACATCACCGCCGCGGGCGTCGTCGAGCGAAACGACGTAGTCGGCGCCGTGTTCGGGCAGACGGAGGGACTGCTGGGCGAAGAGATGGACCTGCGGACGCTGCAGGACGCGAAGAAAGTCGGCCGCATCGACGTCGATATCCAGTCGGAGGCCGGCCAGACGTTCGGAGAGATAACCATCGCGAGCGGCCTCGATCGCGTCGAGACGGCGACGCTCGCGGCGGCCCTAGAGACCATCGAACAGGTCGGCCCCTGCCGAGCCGAGATCGAGGTGTCGAACATCGAGGACGTGCGCAGCGCCAAGCGCCGCGAGGTCGTCGAACGGGCGACGGAGATCCTGTCCGAGTTCGAGGCCGAGTCGATGGGTGTCGAGGACATCGTCGAGACGGTCCGGCAGAAGGCCCGCGTCGCCGACATCGCCGAGTACGAGGGGCTGCCGGCGGGGCCGCGCGTCGCCGACTCCGACGCCATCGTGGTCGTCGAGGGACGGGCCGACGTGCTCCAGTTGCTGAAGTACGGCGTGAAAAACGCCATCGCCGTCGAGGGCACGAACGTCCCGGAGAGCGTCGCGGACCTGACCGCCGAACGGACCGTCACGGCCTTCCTGGACGGAGACCGCGGCGGCGACCTCATCCTCAAGGAGCTCAGCCAGGTCGGCGACGTGGACTTCGTCGCCGTCGCGCCCCGGGACCGCTCCGTCGAGGACCTCTCTCGGGGCGAGGTGATGGCGGCGCTGCGCGACAAGATACCCTACGAGACGGTCGCCGACGCCGAGTCACCCGCCCACGCCCTCGCGGACCGCGACCGCGAGGCCGCACGCACCGACGGGGCGGCGGCCGTCGAACACGCGCTCGACGCCACGGACGAGGAGGCGGCGGCCGTCGCCGCCGGCGAGGGTGCCACCGAGGCGACCGTCCCCGAAGCCGACGCGGAATCGACGGCCGAGACCGAGACGGAGACGGCCGCGTCCGCCGACTCGGAACCGACGACGCTCTCTGAGCACGTCGCGGCGGTCATCGAGCGCGGGAGCGACACGGTGCGCCTGCTCGACGCCGACGGCAAGATTCTCGACGAGGGGCCCGCTTCGGACGCCGTCTCGCTCGTCGAGGCCTGCGAGGAGCGCCCGAGCACCGTCGTACTCGACGGCGAGTGCACGCAGAAGGTCGTCGACGTGGCCGCACAGCGCGGGGTGGACGTCGTCGTTGCGGCCCGCGACGGCGAGTACGTGAAACAGCCCACCTCGGTGCAGGTCCGGACGGCGGGCTGA
- a CDS encoding 4a-hydroxytetrahydrobiopterin dehydratase: protein MADVLPDAEIADRMPDGWAREDDEIVRAFDFDGYLDASGFLSAAAGLAEDAWHHPEMTITWGEVAVRLTTHDAGGITEKDIDLAERLNGIYG, encoded by the coding sequence ATGGCAGACGTACTCCCCGACGCCGAGATAGCGGACCGGATGCCGGACGGCTGGGCACGCGAGGACGACGAGATCGTCCGGGCCTTCGACTTCGACGGCTATCTGGACGCGTCGGGCTTCCTGAGCGCCGCGGCGGGACTAGCCGAGGACGCCTGGCACCACCCGGAGATGACCATCACCTGGGGCGAGGTGGCGGTCCGGCTCACGACCCACGACGCCGGCGGCATCACCGAGAAGGACATCGACCTGGCCGAGCGGCTCAACGGCATCTACGGCTGA
- a CDS encoding Lrp/AsnC family transcriptional regulator — MSEDLGTVDRAVLNAFQGGFPVVERPFEPAAAALREAGVDVDADALLERVQQLDEAGVLSRFGALIDAEEIGGTATLVATHAPEDRYDEHVDLINAHPEVAHNYEREHPHLNMWFVLSVADEARVEAVLSEIEAETGEQTYNLPKQQEFHVGAKFPVEGPQTQAVDCSAAGPDVTPTDRRSLTPEELDLVLEIQGGLPVTETPYADVADAIGADVEWVLETVKRFNEEGKVRRVGLIPNHYALGYSENGMTVWDVPDDVVDEVGPAIAEFDFVTHCYERPRHEGVWPYNFFAMTHGRSEAESDERIQQVHDRMNEYWDVGEADWDTLFSTRILKKTGIRVDERAKANVETR, encoded by the coding sequence ATGAGTGAGGACCTCGGGACGGTGGACCGCGCCGTCCTGAACGCGTTCCAGGGCGGGTTTCCGGTGGTCGAACGGCCCTTCGAACCGGCGGCGGCCGCGCTCCGCGAGGCCGGGGTCGACGTCGACGCCGACGCGTTGCTCGAGCGCGTCCAGCAACTGGACGAGGCGGGGGTGTTGAGCCGGTTCGGGGCGCTCATCGACGCCGAGGAGATCGGTGGGACCGCGACGCTGGTGGCGACCCACGCGCCCGAGGACCGGTACGACGAGCACGTCGACCTGATCAACGCCCACCCGGAGGTGGCCCACAACTACGAGCGCGAGCACCCCCACCTCAACATGTGGTTCGTGCTCTCGGTGGCCGACGAGGCCCGCGTCGAGGCGGTGCTGTCCGAAATCGAGGCCGAGACGGGCGAACAGACGTACAACCTCCCGAAACAACAGGAGTTCCACGTCGGCGCGAAGTTCCCCGTCGAGGGGCCACAGACCCAGGCCGTCGACTGCTCGGCCGCCGGGCCGGACGTGACCCCGACCGACCGGCGGTCGCTGACGCCCGAGGAGCTCGACCTCGTGCTTGAGATTCAGGGTGGGCTCCCGGTGACCGAGACGCCCTACGCCGACGTGGCCGACGCCATCGGCGCCGACGTCGAGTGGGTCCTCGAGACCGTCAAGCGGTTCAACGAGGAGGGGAAGGTCCGTCGCGTCGGCCTCATCCCGAACCACTACGCGCTCGGGTACAGCGAGAACGGGATGACCGTCTGGGACGTGCCCGACGACGTCGTCGACGAGGTGGGCCCCGCTATCGCCGAGTTCGACTTCGTCACCCACTGTTACGAGCGCCCGCGCCACGAGGGGGTCTGGCCGTACAACTTCTTCGCGATGACCCACGGGCGCAGCGAAGCCGAGAGCGACGAGCGCATCCAGCAGGTCCACGACCGCATGAACGAGTACTGGGACGTCGGCGAGGCCGACTGGGACACGCTGTTCTCGACGCGCATCCTCAAGAAGACGGGCATCCGCGTAGACGAGCGAGCGAAGGCCAACGTCGAGACACGGTGA
- a CDS encoding cold-shock protein encodes MATGTVDFFNDTGGYGFIDTEDADEDVFFHMEDVGGPDLEEGQEVEFDIEQAEKGPRAKNLKRL; translated from the coding sequence ATGGCGACCGGTACGGTAGACTTCTTCAACGACACTGGCGGCTACGGCTTCATCGACACCGAAGACGCGGACGAGGACGTGTTCTTCCACATGGAAGACGTCGGCGGTCCGGACCTCGAGGAAGGCCAAGAGGTGGAGTTCGACATCGAACAGGCCGAGAAGGGGCCCCGCGCAAAGAATCTCAAACGACTGTAA
- a CDS encoding precorrin-2 dehydrogenase/sirohydrochlorin ferrochelatase family protein: MIPLLHDFEGETVLVLGGGPVGARKARRFAAEADVVVVSPAFGDREFGDAQLVRAAPDADAVAGYVERLDPALVVAATDDATVNDAAADAARAHGALVNRADDHGGQDVGTVTVPATVRDGPVTMSIATGGTAPALSKYLRERFEADFAGAGEMARLAGDLREELRARDVPPAERRDAVRRVVRSRDVWKALDRGRSKARQVADDEIADVPGDLS; the protein is encoded by the coding sequence ATGATACCGCTGTTGCACGACTTCGAGGGCGAGACCGTACTCGTCCTCGGTGGGGGACCGGTGGGAGCGCGGAAGGCCCGCCGGTTCGCGGCCGAGGCGGACGTCGTGGTCGTCAGTCCCGCCTTCGGCGACCGCGAGTTCGGGGACGCACAGCTGGTCCGGGCCGCCCCGGACGCCGACGCCGTCGCCGGCTACGTCGAGCGACTCGACCCCGCGCTCGTCGTCGCCGCGACGGACGACGCGACGGTGAACGACGCCGCGGCCGACGCGGCACGGGCCCACGGCGCGCTGGTCAACCGGGCCGACGACCACGGTGGGCAGGACGTCGGGACCGTCACCGTCCCGGCGACGGTCCGGGACGGCCCCGTGACCATGTCGATCGCGACGGGCGGTACCGCACCGGCCCTCTCGAAGTACCTCCGCGAGCGGTTCGAGGCGGACTTTGCCGGCGCCGGAGAGATGGCGCGACTCGCCGGCGACCTGCGCGAGGAGCTGCGGGCCCGGGACGTCCCGCCGGCGGAGCGACGCGATGCTGTCAGACGCGTTGTCAGGTCACGAGACGTTTGGAAGGCTTTAGATAGGGGCAGGTCCAAGGCACGACAAGTAGCGGACGACGAGATTGCGGACGTCCCCGGTGATCTGTCGTGA
- a CDS encoding DUF92 domain-containing protein yields the protein MTTAVRRAGAFAIVATLAFAVPAATGLRSPALATVVATGPFVLVAVLSLVAVDQDSAVFELFALPGDYQDGKLYGLAAFALAVAGLALLAVQFGLPVPVFVATVLIVAYGNLGQRLSYAYGSDGVVATAGFVVFGAAAGTTGFVVAALFQVGPARLPQVVFLAVTGALVAALLRAVLFERDYPLVLLSVGLLSWLFFELDPTVAPVRITVALAVTAALGYLSYALDTASLPGMLTGVLLSLLTIVLGGFGWFAMLIAFFGLGGLSTKYRYDEKQDRGIAEENEGARGSGNVLANSIVALFAVLAAAASPSHLAVDPTLFLYAFAGAVSAAMTDTFSSEFGGLYDNPRLITTLQPVEPGTDGGVTWQGILAGLAGAAIIAGIGALLLEEMGSLGATVVLTCGLVGMFVDSILGATVEGGVVGNQAVNMLATLVAALTGVGIVVAVGLV from the coding sequence GTGACAACGGCAGTCCGACGAGCGGGGGCCTTCGCAATCGTCGCGACGCTGGCGTTCGCCGTGCCGGCCGCGACCGGACTGCGGTCGCCCGCCCTCGCGACTGTCGTCGCGACGGGCCCGTTCGTGCTCGTCGCGGTACTCTCGCTCGTCGCCGTCGACCAGGACTCGGCGGTCTTCGAGCTGTTCGCGCTCCCGGGCGACTACCAGGACGGGAAACTCTACGGCCTCGCGGCGTTCGCCCTGGCCGTCGCCGGCCTCGCACTGCTGGCCGTCCAGTTTGGCCTGCCGGTCCCCGTGTTCGTCGCGACGGTGCTCATCGTCGCCTACGGGAACCTGGGCCAGCGCCTGTCGTATGCCTACGGCAGCGACGGGGTCGTCGCCACCGCCGGGTTCGTCGTCTTCGGGGCGGCGGCCGGGACCACCGGGTTCGTCGTCGCGGCGCTGTTCCAGGTCGGGCCTGCACGGCTCCCGCAGGTCGTCTTCCTCGCGGTCACGGGTGCGCTCGTGGCCGCGTTGCTCCGGGCGGTCCTGTTCGAACGGGACTACCCACTCGTGTTGCTCTCGGTCGGCCTGCTCTCCTGGCTCTTCTTCGAGCTGGACCCGACGGTCGCCCCGGTCCGTATCACCGTCGCGCTGGCCGTGACCGCCGCGCTCGGGTACCTCTCGTACGCGCTCGATACGGCCTCCCTCCCGGGGATGCTCACCGGCGTCCTCCTCTCTCTGCTGACCATCGTGCTCGGCGGCTTCGGTTGGTTCGCCATGCTCATCGCCTTCTTCGGGCTGGGCGGCCTCTCGACGAAGTACCGCTACGACGAGAAGCAAGACCGGGGCATCGCCGAGGAAAACGAGGGAGCCCGCGGCAGCGGGAACGTGCTGGCGAACTCCATCGTCGCGCTCTTTGCGGTCCTCGCGGCCGCCGCCAGCCCCAGCCACCTCGCCGTCGACCCGACGCTGTTCCTCTATGCCTTCGCCGGGGCGGTGTCGGCGGCGATGACCGATACCTTCTCCAGCGAGTTCGGCGGCCTCTACGACAACCCGCGGCTCATCACGACCCTCCAGCCGGTCGAACCGGGCACGGACGGCGGCGTAACCTGGCAGGGCATCCTCGCGGGCCTGGCCGGCGCGGCCATCATCGCCGGCATCGGCGCGCTCTTGCTCGAGGAGATGGGGTCGCTCGGCGCGACGGTGGTCCTGACCTGCGGACTGGTCGGGATGTTCGTCGACAGCATCCTCGGCGCCACCGTCGAGGGCGGTGTCGTCGGGAACCAGGCCGTCAACATGCTGGCGACGCTCGTGGCCGCGCTCACCGGCGTCGGCATCGTCGTCGCCGTCGGACTGGTATGA
- a CDS encoding HAD family hydrolase has product MTDQYDFWLFDLDGTLVDIEPWYPRRVMDRVGDRLGVGFTDREVRLLWYGFGGARDRFLADEGIDPGRFWAVFHEEEDPRKRAEATYIYDDAERFLAERPEPVGLVTHCQEYLTAPVLEHLDIGDWFETVVCCDEDIGWKPDPTPVQLAMRDMGVAHNGHVGALAGDNPADIGAAWNAGLDGVHVQRRSHEADGYCVMGDHRVESLLDLR; this is encoded by the coding sequence ATGACCGACCAGTACGACTTCTGGTTGTTCGATCTCGACGGCACGCTCGTCGACATCGAGCCCTGGTATCCCCGGCGCGTGATGGACCGGGTCGGCGACCGACTCGGCGTCGGGTTCACCGACCGGGAGGTGCGGTTGCTCTGGTACGGCTTCGGCGGCGCGCGCGACAGGTTCCTCGCGGATGAGGGCATCGACCCGGGGCGGTTCTGGGCGGTCTTCCACGAGGAGGAGGACCCACGGAAGCGCGCCGAGGCCACCTATATCTACGACGATGCCGAGCGGTTCCTCGCGGAGCGTCCGGAACCGGTGGGGCTGGTGACACACTGCCAGGAGTACCTCACCGCCCCCGTGCTCGAGCACCTCGACATCGGCGACTGGTTCGAGACGGTCGTCTGCTGTGACGAGGACATCGGCTGGAAACCCGATCCCACTCCCGTCCAGCTCGCGATGCGCGACATGGGCGTCGCCCACAACGGCCACGTCGGCGCCCTGGCGGGCGACAACCCCGCCGACATCGGCGCGGCGTGGAACGCCGGCCTCGACGGCGTCCACGTCCAGCGCCGCTCCCACGAGGCCGACGGCTACTGCGTGATGGGCGACCACCGCGTCGAGTCGCTGCTCGACTTGCGCTAG
- a CDS encoding GNAT family N-acetyltransferase produces MIREAATEDHDRLRRIQAAALDAPWPGLLDVAVDGPPTLLVITDGVVVGYALVVPDHPVAYLAELAVDPRLQGQGYGSRLLDALLGRLREAGFETLRLTARADDERVRSFYDGFGFEKRAELPDHYDDGDGVLLVLDL; encoded by the coding sequence ATGATCCGCGAGGCCGCCACGGAGGACCACGACCGCCTCCGCCGGATTCAGGCCGCCGCGCTCGACGCACCCTGGCCGGGCCTGCTGGACGTGGCCGTCGACGGCCCGCCGACACTGCTCGTGATAACCGACGGCGTCGTCGTCGGCTACGCGCTGGTCGTCCCCGACCACCCGGTCGCCTACCTCGCGGAGCTCGCCGTCGACCCCCGCCTCCAGGGCCAGGGCTACGGGAGTCGCCTTCTGGACGCGCTCCTCGGACGCCTCCGCGAGGCGGGCTTCGAGACGCTTCGTCTCACCGCCCGGGCCGACGACGAGCGGGTCCGGTCGTTCTACGACGGCTTCGGGTTCGAGAAGCGCGCCGAACTGCCGGACCACTACGACGACGGCGACGGCGTGTTGCTGGTCCTGGACCTCTGA
- a CDS encoding DUF5778 family protein, with protein sequence MTDADALDEDLYRRTKQLLEPGEIQLNGAIVHTEYDGSDEIEMMEATIEVGELIAAAAGHDPQDTFVYSGSDDPEFASNQHQGLTLDGEEFVWECQQLLREGSFDLVFYYEASADHEGILADVEAAGYAVTGVEGE encoded by the coding sequence ATGACCGACGCCGACGCGTTAGACGAGGACCTGTACCGCCGGACCAAGCAGTTGCTGGAACCCGGCGAGATACAGCTCAACGGGGCCATCGTCCATACCGAGTACGACGGCAGCGACGAGATCGAGATGATGGAGGCGACCATCGAAGTCGGCGAGCTAATCGCCGCGGCCGCCGGCCACGACCCGCAGGACACCTTCGTCTACTCCGGCAGCGACGACCCCGAGTTCGCGTCGAACCAGCACCAGGGGCTGACCCTCGACGGCGAGGAGTTCGTCTGGGAGTGCCAGCAGCTGCTCCGCGAGGGGTCGTTCGACCTGGTCTTCTACTACGAGGCCAGCGCGGACCACGAGGGGATTCTCGCGGACGTCGAGGCGGCGGGCTACGCTGTCACCGGCGTCGAGGGCGAGTAA
- the uppS gene encoding polyprenyl diphosphate synthase, translated as MRQRVREVGYAAYERLLRWELSGTPSHVAVIQDGNRRYARERGEDTTEGHRQGAETTEALLNWCDELGVEEVTLYAFSTENFNRPEDEREHIFDLVESRLREFADSERIHDAGVRIRAIGETDLLPERVRDAIDYAESRTAEYDRLHLNVALAYGGRAELLGAARDVARAVEAGDLEPEDVDADVVEEFLYEGPTSDVDLIVRTGGDERTSNFLPWHANGNEAATFFCTPYWPEFRKIDFLRAIRTYENREQSWRTTRARRALALVRALEHSELPDARRVLSRFRDALPSSEREAAEVEDDYGTAD; from the coding sequence ATGCGACAGCGGGTCCGCGAGGTGGGGTACGCCGCTTACGAGCGGTTGCTTCGATGGGAACTGTCCGGGACGCCCAGCCACGTCGCCGTCATCCAGGACGGGAACCGACGCTACGCCCGCGAGCGTGGCGAGGATACGACCGAGGGCCATCGACAGGGTGCCGAGACGACGGAGGCGCTGTTGAACTGGTGTGACGAACTGGGCGTCGAGGAGGTGACGCTGTACGCGTTCTCGACGGAGAACTTCAACCGACCCGAGGACGAGCGCGAGCACATCTTCGACCTCGTGGAGTCGCGACTGCGGGAGTTCGCCGACTCCGAGCGCATCCACGACGCCGGCGTCCGCATCCGCGCCATCGGCGAGACGGACCTGCTGCCAGAGCGGGTCCGGGACGCCATCGACTACGCCGAGAGCCGTACGGCGGAGTACGACCGCCTGCACCTCAACGTCGCGCTGGCCTACGGCGGCCGCGCGGAACTGCTCGGGGCCGCCCGCGACGTGGCCCGGGCCGTCGAGGCCGGAGACCTCGAACCCGAAGACGTCGACGCGGACGTCGTCGAGGAGTTCCTCTACGAGGGACCGACCAGCGACGTGGACCTCATCGTGCGGACGGGCGGCGACGAGCGCACCTCGAACTTCCTCCCGTGGCACGCCAACGGCAACGAGGCGGCGACGTTCTTCTGTACGCCCTACTGGCCCGAGTTCCGGAAGATCGACTTCCTGCGGGCCATCCGGACCTACGAGAACCGCGAGCAGTCCTGGCGGACCACGCGTGCCCGGCGCGCGCTCGCGCTCGTCCGCGCGCTCGAACACAGCGAGTTGCCCGACGCGCGGCGGGTTCTCTCGCGGTTCCGGGACGCGCTGCCGAGCAGCGAGCGCGAAGCCGCCGAGGTCGAGGACGACTACGGGACGGCCGACTGA
- the hemA gene encoding glutamyl-tRNA reductase yields MKHETGVIVGASVSHGNASVDQLETAAADSQRHTVESLLSEPGVEEAIALQTCNRTEAYVVAPSHELGQRALATVTATVDDDAVVELDHEASLRHLLRVAAGLESIVLGEDQILGQLRDAYEDARAVGGIGSTLEDGVTKAIHVGERARTETAINEGVVSLASAAVRLVEAEQSLAGETALVVGAGEMGRLAAKALSDRVDRVIVANRTVPHAEHIAATVDAAGSAVALDAAEAALAEASVVVTATGSPDHVFDTGSFADAGETYVVDLAQPRDVSADAGEVPDVTVWDLDALESVTEETRKQRREAAEAVEALVDEEFDHLLTQYKRKRADRVISTMYESAEQVKAAELNTALSAADFDEDQQEVIESMADAIVSQLLAAPTRSLRDAAEDDDWSTIHTALELFDPEFGPEDAPSPAALEGASPEDVPAEMRDRMPKAALEQLTDD; encoded by the coding sequence GTGAAACACGAGACTGGTGTCATCGTCGGCGCAAGCGTCTCCCACGGGAACGCGAGCGTCGATCAACTGGAGACCGCCGCGGCCGATAGCCAGCGCCACACCGTCGAGTCACTGCTCTCGGAACCGGGCGTCGAGGAGGCCATCGCGCTCCAGACGTGCAACCGGACCGAGGCCTACGTCGTCGCACCGAGTCACGAGCTCGGCCAGCGGGCGCTCGCGACGGTCACGGCCACCGTCGACGACGACGCCGTCGTCGAGCTGGACCACGAGGCGAGTCTCAGACACCTCCTCCGGGTGGCCGCGGGACTGGAGTCGATCGTCCTCGGCGAGGACCAGATTCTCGGCCAGTTGCGCGACGCCTACGAGGACGCCCGTGCCGTCGGCGGCATCGGGTCGACGCTCGAGGACGGCGTCACGAAGGCCATCCACGTCGGCGAGCGCGCCCGCACGGAGACGGCGATAAACGAGGGCGTCGTCTCGCTGGCCTCGGCGGCCGTCAGACTCGTCGAGGCCGAACAGTCCCTGGCGGGCGAGACGGCGCTGGTCGTCGGCGCGGGCGAGATGGGACGGCTCGCGGCGAAGGCGCTTTCCGACCGCGTCGATCGCGTCATCGTCGCCAACCGGACCGTCCCCCACGCCGAACACATCGCGGCGACCGTCGACGCGGCCGGGAGCGCCGTCGCGCTCGACGCCGCCGAGGCCGCCCTCGCGGAGGCGAGCGTCGTAGTCACCGCCACCGGGAGCCCGGACCACGTCTTCGACACCGGGTCGTTCGCCGACGCGGGCGAGACGTACGTCGTCGACCTCGCCCAGCCGCGGGACGTGTCCGCCGACGCCGGCGAGGTGCCAGACGTGACGGTCTGGGACCTCGACGCGCTGGAGTCGGTGACCGAGGAGACGCGAAAGCAGCGCCGGGAGGCCGCCGAGGCCGTCGAGGCGCTGGTCGACGAGGAGTTCGACCACCTGCTGACCCAGTACAAGCGCAAGCGCGCCGACCGGGTCATCTCGACGATGTACGAGAGCGCAGAGCAGGTCAAGGCCGCCGAGCTCAACACGGCGCTGTCGGCCGCGGACTTCGACGAGGACCAGCAGGAGGTCATAGAGTCGATGGCCGACGCCATCGTCTCGCAGCTGCTCGCCGCGCCGACCCGGAGTCTCCGGGACGCCGCAGAGGACGACGACTGGTCGACCATCCACACCGCCCTGGAGCTGTTCGACCCCGAGTTCGGCCCCGAGGACGCCCCGTCGCCGGCCGCACTCGAGGGGGCCAGCCCCGAGGACGTCCCGGCCGAGATGCGCGACCGGATGCCCAAGGCGGCACTCGAACAGCTCACCGACGACTGA